A section of the Sporolituus thermophilus DSM 23256 genome encodes:
- a CDS encoding ATP-binding protein: protein CSTRHELGSIILTTNLDFDKWPDVFGDARMTEALIDRLTHRADIHVMNGESYRFRQTLELRKRVAKEN, encoded by the coding sequence TGTTCAACGCGCCATGAACTGGGCAGCATTATCCTGACAACTAATCTGGATTTTGATAAATGGCCGGACGTCTTCGGCGATGCACGGATGACGGAAGCGCTCATTGATCGATTAACGCATCGTGCGGACATCCATGTCATGAACGGCGAAAGCTACCGTTTTCGCCAAACCCTTGAGCTGCGAAAGCGTGTTGCTAAAGAAAACTAA
- the ytxC gene encoding putative sporulation protein YtxC, whose translation MKLLSVGLTGTIEEIRARLQRDCGSLVQDGFRITIDELSKGRYTFLGCNIIEGELSFRNYERIKKLLKHFVAKLLTDQILEREEINIIRKIIDRNYSYLSVEERNIVLETTLKILSNGGALLEDFSLSARHSQILNRILEYLDNHHELVLDGFITFRLKDYRDRLAQIVDKAVDEYTMDVEYKEFIRILRYFVDVQQPRIKEVHVVINANDTFKLLDTLGQPIPSQYLENFIVQNSEVINYEDILITALITIAPFNIMLHNLEAAKSPNLVDTIKNIFVGRVAICPGCDLCL comes from the coding sequence GTGAAGCTACTGTCTGTTGGCTTGACTGGTACTATCGAAGAAATCCGGGCAAGACTGCAACGAGACTGCGGCAGTTTGGTCCAGGACGGGTTTCGTATTACTATTGATGAATTAAGCAAGGGGCGATATACCTTTCTTGGCTGTAATATTATTGAAGGCGAACTGTCCTTTCGCAATTATGAACGCATAAAAAAACTGCTTAAACATTTCGTGGCCAAACTTTTAACCGATCAGATTTTAGAACGCGAGGAAATAAATATTATTCGTAAAATTATTGACCGTAATTATTCGTATCTTAGTGTAGAAGAACGTAACATTGTTTTGGAAACCACTTTAAAAATCCTAAGTAATGGAGGGGCTCTGCTCGAAGATTTTAGTCTTTCTGCCCGGCATTCCCAAATATTGAACCGAATTTTAGAGTATTTAGATAACCACCATGAACTGGTTTTGGATGGCTTTATCACCTTCCGGCTTAAGGATTATCGCGACCGGTTGGCCCAGATCGTCGATAAAGCTGTTGACGAGTACACGATGGACGTCGAATATAAAGAATTTATCCGTATATTACGTTACTTTGTCGATGTGCAACAGCCGCGGATTAAAGAGGTCCATGTGGTTATCAATGCCAATGACACGTTTAAACTACTCGATACCCTAGGACAACCAATCCCTAGTCAGTATCTGGAAAACTTTATTGTCCAGAATTCGGAAGTAATCAATTACGAGGACATCTTGATTACAGCTCTAATTACCATTGCTCCGTTCAATATCATGCTCCATAATCTGGAGGCCGCCAAGTCGCCTAATTTGGTAGATACGATTAAAAATATATTTGTAGGCAGGGTTGCAATCTGTCCCGGTTGCGACTTATGTCTATAG
- the thrS gene encoding threonine--tRNA ligase codes for MQLAESISRSLAKSALVAKLDGQVVDLAYRLNKGGKVEFLTFEDEEGKGALRHSASHILAQAVKRLYGDVKLGIGPAIATGFYYDFDTTHTFTPDDLEKIQAEMEKIVKEDLPIERMEVSREEALRLFTEQGEVYKVELIRDLPEDVTISLYRQGEFIDLCAGPHVPSTGRVKAIKLQSLAGAYWRGDEKRKMLQRIYGTAFEKKADLDAYLHMLEEAAKRDHRKLGRELDLFSIQDEGPGFPFFHPKGMVIRNELENFWRKLHVKYGYQEIKTPIILHQRLWQQSGHWDHYRENMYFTTIDGEGYAVKPMNCPGGILVYRTQHHSYRDLPLRTCELGLVHRHELSGALHGLMRVRSFTQDDAHIFMLPSQIKDEIQGVIDLFNEVYSTFGLSYHAELSTKPEKAMGSDEIWEVATNALREALEERGMPYKVNEGDGAFYGPKIDFHLQDSIGRTWQCGTIQLDMLMPEKFDLTYVGEDGQKHRPVMIHRVAYGSLERFIGILIEHYAGAFPTWLAPVQVKILPITDRHVAYAQEIATLMRDKDIRVEVDSRNEKIGYKIREGQLEKVPYMLIVGDKEVETRTVAVRKRGQGDIGAQAVDDFIAAILAEIQRKINN; via the coding sequence ATGCAACTGGCCGAGAGTATTAGTCGCAGTTTAGCCAAAAGTGCGCTTGTTGCCAAACTTGACGGTCAAGTTGTCGACTTGGCCTACCGCCTCAATAAAGGAGGGAAAGTTGAGTTTCTAACCTTTGAGGATGAAGAGGGTAAAGGCGCTTTGCGGCATAGTGCTTCGCACATCCTTGCCCAAGCTGTTAAACGCCTTTACGGGGATGTAAAGCTTGGTATTGGTCCGGCAATTGCCACCGGGTTTTACTATGATTTTGATACAACTCATACCTTCACGCCGGATGACCTGGAAAAAATTCAGGCTGAAATGGAAAAGATTGTGAAGGAAGATCTGCCTATTGAGAGAATGGAAGTTAGCCGTGAGGAAGCGCTTCGGCTTTTTACGGAACAAGGTGAAGTTTATAAGGTGGAGCTTATTCGTGACCTGCCAGAGGATGTAACGATTAGCCTCTACCGGCAGGGCGAGTTTATTGATCTTTGTGCAGGGCCGCATGTACCGTCAACGGGGCGGGTTAAGGCGATAAAGCTGCAGAGTCTTGCCGGCGCTTACTGGCGGGGCGACGAAAAGCGGAAAATGCTCCAGCGTATCTACGGTACGGCATTTGAGAAAAAGGCTGACTTAGACGCTTACCTCCATATGCTGGAAGAAGCCGCTAAACGTGACCATCGTAAATTGGGCCGCGAGCTGGACTTGTTCAGTATCCAAGATGAAGGCCCTGGTTTTCCTTTTTTCCATCCTAAAGGGATGGTTATTCGCAATGAGCTCGAAAATTTCTGGCGGAAACTACACGTAAAGTATGGTTATCAGGAAATTAAGACGCCAATTATTCTCCACCAGCGGTTATGGCAGCAATCGGGCCATTGGGACCATTATCGGGAAAATATGTATTTCACTACTATTGATGGCGAAGGTTATGCGGTCAAGCCAATGAACTGTCCTGGCGGTATTCTCGTCTATCGTACCCAGCACCATAGCTATCGGGACCTTCCGCTGCGCACCTGCGAACTTGGTCTAGTTCATCGGCATGAGTTGTCCGGCGCTTTGCACGGTTTGATGCGTGTACGCAGTTTTACCCAGGACGATGCCCATATTTTTATGCTGCCCTCGCAGATTAAAGACGAAATTCAAGGTGTTATCGACTTATTTAACGAAGTCTACAGCACGTTTGGCTTATCTTATCATGCCGAACTCAGCACCAAACCGGAAAAAGCCATGGGTTCAGACGAAATTTGGGAAGTTGCCACCAACGCGCTCCGGGAGGCACTGGAAGAACGCGGCATGCCATACAAAGTTAACGAAGGGGATGGCGCATTTTACGGTCCCAAAATCGACTTTCACCTCCAGGACTCCATCGGTCGGACCTGGCAGTGCGGTACCATTCAGTTAGACATGCTTATGCCGGAAAAGTTTGATCTTACTTATGTCGGTGAAGATGGCCAGAAGCACCGTCCTGTTATGATCCACCGTGTTGCTTATGGCAGTTTGGAGCGGTTCATTGGTATCCTCATCGAGCATTATGCCGGCGCTTTTCCGACTTGGCTTGCACCTGTCCAGGTTAAAATTCTGCCGATAACCGACCGGCATGTCGCTTATGCTCAGGAAATCGCAACTCTCATGCGTGACAAAGATATCCGGGTAGAAGTAGACAGCCGCAACGAAAAGATTGGCTATAAAATTCGCGAAGGCCAACTGGAGAAAGTACCCTATATGTTGATAGTAGGGGATAAAGAGGTTGAAACCCGGACGGTTGCGGTAAGAAAGCGCGGCCAAGGGGACATCGGCGCACAAGCCGTAGACGATTTTATTGCCGCTATTTTGGCAGAAATACAAAGAAAAATAAATAATTGA